The Cellulomonas sp. P24 genome contains a region encoding:
- a CDS encoding LacI family DNA-binding transcriptional regulator — MTKGLPTVYDVAARAGVSIATVSRVFRRPDEVTEATKNVVQSAVRELGYVPSASARALAARRSGAIGLCFPDFDGIDEFDPLQFSTGPVSVSLDPAADFEPTGDLYTSEVMRGTEIEAWRHGVAVTIAVARGSRGPAIFENLAGRVDGIVTLARTIPDDLLARIARRIPVVVIAGPRAGDEYDHISTDGSAGMRAMTEHVITVHGITDLAFIGGPSDSPDAKDRFDGHREALRSAGLRVPRAPKMRGDFTRSQGRAIGRALLAEGRLPRALVCANDQTALGVLDALSQAGVRVPEDVVLTGFDGIDATQLSIPRVTTVRQPMLELGRAAVDTLLRRLGEPGLPPESRTLPVQILLRESCGCLPAAS, encoded by the coding sequence GGGGCTGCCCACCGTCTACGACGTCGCTGCACGTGCGGGGGTCTCGATCGCCACGGTGTCGCGCGTCTTCAGACGACCTGACGAGGTGACCGAGGCGACCAAGAACGTCGTCCAGTCCGCCGTGCGCGAGCTCGGGTACGTACCGAGCGCGAGCGCGCGCGCACTCGCGGCGCGCCGTTCCGGGGCCATCGGGCTGTGCTTCCCGGACTTCGACGGGATCGACGAGTTCGACCCGCTGCAGTTCTCGACGGGGCCCGTCTCCGTTTCGCTCGACCCCGCTGCCGACTTCGAACCGACCGGCGACCTGTACACGAGCGAGGTGATGCGCGGTACCGAGATCGAGGCCTGGCGACATGGCGTGGCCGTGACGATCGCAGTCGCGCGCGGCTCGCGTGGGCCGGCGATCTTCGAGAACCTCGCGGGCCGGGTTGACGGGATCGTGACGCTCGCGCGCACGATCCCCGACGACCTGCTCGCGCGGATCGCGCGGCGGATCCCGGTCGTCGTGATCGCAGGGCCGCGCGCGGGCGACGAGTACGACCACATCAGCACCGACGGAAGCGCCGGGATGCGGGCCATGACCGAGCACGTGATCACTGTGCACGGCATCACCGACCTGGCCTTCATCGGTGGGCCGTCGGACTCGCCCGATGCCAAGGACCGCTTCGACGGGCACCGCGAGGCGCTGCGCTCCGCCGGTCTGCGCGTACCGCGGGCACCGAAGATGCGGGGTGACTTCACCCGGTCGCAGGGCCGCGCGATCGGCCGCGCCCTGCTCGCCGAGGGGCGCCTGCCGCGTGCGCTCGTGTGCGCGAACGACCAGACGGCGCTGGGCGTCCTCGACGCGCTCTCCCAGGCGGGCGTGCGGGTTCCCGAGGACGTCGTGCTCACGGGTTTCGACGGGATCGACGCGACGCAGCTCTCCATCCCGCGCGTGACGACGGTGCGACAGCCGATGCTCGAGCTGGGGCGCGCCGCGGTGGACACCCTGCTGCGCCGGCTGGGCGAACCCGGGCTGCCTCCCGAGTCGCG